In Croceicoccus sp. Ery15, a genomic segment contains:
- a CDS encoding iron-sulfur cluster assembly accessory protein: MSETKTRPAPKAAVTLTPAAEQRIADLMAQAPADAIGVKLSTPRRGCSGLAYSVDYVTDEQKFDEKIETPGGTFYIDSASVLYLIGSVMDWREDDFQAGFVFDNPNATGACGCGESFTV; encoded by the coding sequence ATGAGCGAGACAAAGACCCGACCCGCCCCCAAGGCCGCCGTGACGCTGACCCCTGCGGCAGAGCAGCGCATTGCCGATCTGATGGCGCAGGCACCCGCCGATGCCATCGGCGTCAAGCTGTCGACCCCGCGCCGCGGCTGTTCGGGGCTTGCCTATTCGGTCGATTACGTGACCGACGAGCAAAAATTCGACGAGAAGATCGAGACCCCCGGCGGCACTTTCTATATCGACAGCGCCTCGGTCCTCTATCTGATCGGCAGCGTGATGGACTGGCGCGAGGATGATTTCCAGGCGGGATTCGTGTTCGACAATCCCAACGCCACCGGCGCGTGCGGTTGCGGGGAAAGCTTTACCGTCTAG
- a CDS encoding adenosine kinase, whose product MTEPRFDVLAIGNAIVDVIASCDDGFLAEHALDKGAMRLVDTAEAEALYANMGPGKEVSGGSAGNTCAGLAALGSRCAFIGQVANDQLGHVFAHDIRAAGIHYAVLPREGEPPTARCLVLVTPDGQRTMNTFLGASQFLSAASIDPALVADAKVLYLEGYLWDPDGPRTAMQGAIECAREAGREVAFTLSDAFLLDRHGDDFRAMIEAGEIDILFANEGEALALTGTDDIEKAIGWLAPKLPVLVVTRSEKGALAIRGDERVEVPAEPVAQVIDTTGAGDSFAAGFLHGYVQGKSLEESLTLGAVAAAEVIGHYGARPEADLAQLARERLG is encoded by the coding sequence ATGACCGAACCCCGTTTCGACGTTCTCGCCATCGGCAATGCGATTGTGGACGTGATTGCCAGTTGCGACGACGGATTTCTGGCCGAACACGCGCTGGACAAGGGCGCGATGCGGCTGGTCGATACGGCAGAGGCCGAGGCGCTTTACGCCAATATGGGGCCGGGCAAGGAAGTGTCGGGCGGATCGGCGGGCAACACCTGTGCGGGTCTTGCCGCACTGGGCAGCCGCTGCGCCTTTATCGGGCAGGTCGCGAATGACCAGCTGGGCCATGTGTTCGCGCATGACATCCGCGCGGCGGGCATTCATTACGCGGTGCTTCCGCGCGAGGGCGAGCCGCCCACGGCGCGCTGCCTTGTGCTGGTGACGCCCGACGGGCAGCGCACGATGAATACGTTTCTGGGCGCGTCGCAGTTCCTGTCGGCAGCCTCGATCGATCCTGCCCTCGTGGCTGATGCCAAGGTGCTTTATCTGGAAGGCTATCTGTGGGACCCCGACGGGCCGCGCACCGCGATGCAGGGCGCCATCGAATGCGCGCGCGAAGCGGGGCGCGAAGTGGCCTTTACCCTGTCGGACGCATTCCTGCTGGACCGCCACGGCGACGATTTCCGCGCGATGATCGAAGCGGGCGAGATCGACATATTGTTCGCGAACGAGGGTGAGGCACTGGCGCTGACCGGTACGGACGACATCGAAAAGGCGATCGGCTGGCTGGCTCCGAAGCTGCCCGTTCTGGTGGTCACGCGCAGCGAAAAGGGCGCGCTGGCCATTCGCGGGGACGAGCGGGTCGAAGTGCCTGCCGAACCGGTCGCGCAGGTGATCGACACGACCGGCGCGGGCGACAGTTTCGCGGCGGGTTTCCTGCACGGCTATGTGCAGGGCAAAAGCCTTGAGGAAAGCCTGACATTGGGCGCGGTCGCGGCGGCCGAGGTGATCGGCCATTACGGCGCGCGGCCCGAAGCCGATCTCGCCCAGCTGGCGCGTGAGCGGCTGGGCTGA
- the sufC gene encoding Fe-S cluster assembly ATPase SufC, which yields MLKIENLHAEIDGKKILNGLTLEVGAGEVHAIMGPNGAGKSTLAYVLGGRPGYEVTEGSVKFNGQDMLELEPHERAAAGLFLGFQYPVEIPGVSNVQFLREALNSQRKARGEDPLSGGEFLKLAKEKAGLLKLDMEMLKRNVNVGFSGGEKKRAEMVQMGILDPKLAILDETDSGLDIDALRTVGEGINAIMRQPDKAVLLITHYQRLLDYVQPDKVHILAKGRIVKTGGPELALELEREGYEALGEAVGA from the coding sequence ATGTTGAAGATTGAAAACCTCCACGCCGAGATAGATGGCAAAAAGATCCTCAACGGGCTGACGCTGGAAGTCGGCGCGGGTGAGGTCCACGCGATCATGGGCCCCAATGGCGCGGGCAAGTCGACGCTTGCCTATGTGCTGGGCGGCCGTCCGGGTTACGAAGTGACCGAGGGTTCGGTGAAATTCAATGGGCAGGATATGCTGGAGCTTGAGCCGCATGAACGTGCCGCTGCCGGTCTGTTCCTCGGCTTCCAGTATCCGGTCGAAATCCCCGGCGTCTCCAACGTGCAGTTCCTGCGCGAGGCGCTGAATTCGCAGCGCAAGGCGCGGGGCGAAGACCCTTTGTCGGGCGGTGAATTTTTGAAGCTTGCCAAGGAAAAGGCGGGTCTGCTGAAGCTCGACATGGAGATGTTGAAGCGCAACGTGAACGTCGGTTTCTCGGGCGGCGAGAAGAAGCGCGCCGAGATGGTGCAGATGGGCATTCTCGACCCCAAGCTGGCGATCCTCGACGAGACGGATTCGGGCCTCGACATCGATGCGCTGCGCACGGTGGGTGAGGGGATCAATGCGATCATGCGCCAGCCTGACAAGGCCGTGCTGCTGATCACCCATTACCAGCGCCTGCTCGACTATGTGCAGCCCGACAAGGTGCACATTCTGGCCAAGGGCCGGATCGTGAAGACCGGCGGGCCGGAGCTTGCGCTGGAGCTTGAGCGCGAGGGGTATGAGGCATTGGGCGAAGCCGTGGGTGCATGA
- a CDS encoding SufD family Fe-S cluster assembly protein, protein MNDVAILPTTRDEDWRYADPAALKELTADVLDDWREVAIPAGESSVQTLVLDDANAGVTRLRIVLGEGARAEIYAIASASAYARLEVEATLARGAHFEFGGVTIGGGDTVREFVTRCVHAEPEATSNQTIRAVHWGRATGNFLGRIEVVKDAQKTDAAQNFRAILLEKGATANTKPELEIFADDVKCAHGAAIGALDPMEGFYMAARGIPPHVARRLQVQAFVADAFSAMDDEAKAEELLGKVLDRLEDASL, encoded by the coding sequence ATGAACGATGTAGCAATTCTTCCGACAACCCGCGACGAGGACTGGCGCTATGCCGATCCCGCGGCGCTGAAAGAGCTGACGGCGGATGTGCTGGACGACTGGCGCGAGGTCGCGATCCCTGCCGGTGAGAGCAGCGTGCAAACCCTCGTGCTCGACGATGCCAATGCCGGCGTGACCCGCCTGCGGATCGTGTTGGGTGAGGGTGCCCGCGCCGAAATCTATGCCATCGCATCGGCCAGCGCATACGCGCGGCTGGAAGTCGAGGCGACGCTGGCCCGCGGCGCTCATTTCGAATTCGGCGGCGTCACCATCGGCGGCGGCGATACGGTGCGCGAATTCGTTACCCGCTGCGTTCATGCCGAGCCGGAAGCGACCAGCAATCAGACCATCCGCGCCGTTCATTGGGGCCGGGCGACCGGCAATTTTCTGGGCCGGATCGAAGTGGTGAAGGACGCGCAAAAGACCGATGCGGCGCAGAATTTCCGGGCGATTCTGCTGGAAAAGGGCGCGACCGCGAATACCAAGCCGGAGCTAGAAATCTTTGCCGACGATGTGAAATGCGCCCACGGCGCGGCCATCGGCGCGCTGGACCCGATGGAGGGCTTTTATATGGCGGCGCGGGGTATTCCGCCGCATGTGGCGCGCAGGCTGCAAGTGCAGGCATTCGTCGCGGATGCATTCTCTGCCATGGACGATGAGGCGAAGGCGGAAGAACTGCTGGGCAAGGTGCTCGACCGGCTGGAGGATGCGTCCCTATGA
- a CDS encoding EI24 domain-containing protein, producing MAVPENPRRAIADNALQTLTIPGAFALGAAQLADARVMRVLVKSAMVSLVLLALVFWSGFAAFDAGIEWMAGTENAWIAGLGNLLAVIAAVLCAWLAWRIVAMAVLNFYADNVVSLVEAKHYPAFSARDVPLAEEIAMALRGAMRALFVNALALPVALALAITGVGTAVLFITVNAFLLGRELQDMVWARFDRKGAAMNGTIAPLTASTRFLLGLGVVGLLAIPVANLLAPFLGAAAATHLVHRAAARRAGKPADGHDVP from the coding sequence ATGGCCGTTCCCGAAAACCCCCGCCGCGCCATCGCGGATAATGCGCTGCAAACGCTGACGATTCCCGGTGCCTTCGCACTAGGCGCGGCGCAGCTGGCCGATGCGCGGGTGATGCGCGTGCTGGTGAAAAGCGCGATGGTGTCGCTGGTGCTGCTGGCATTGGTGTTCTGGAGCGGCTTTGCGGCATTCGATGCGGGGATCGAATGGATGGCGGGCACCGAAAATGCGTGGATCGCGGGGCTCGGCAATCTGCTGGCCGTCATCGCCGCCGTCCTTTGCGCATGGCTGGCGTGGAGGATCGTCGCCATGGCGGTGCTCAATTTCTATGCCGATAACGTCGTCTCTCTGGTCGAGGCGAAGCATTACCCCGCATTCTCCGCGCGCGACGTGCCGCTGGCAGAGGAAATCGCCATGGCCCTGCGCGGCGCGATGCGGGCGCTTTTCGTCAATGCGCTGGCCCTGCCCGTCGCACTGGCACTGGCGATCACCGGCGTCGGCACGGCGGTTTTGTTTATTACCGTCAACGCCTTCCTGCTGGGGCGCGAATTGCAGGACATGGTCTGGGCCCGCTTTGACCGAAAGGGGGCGGCAATGAACGGCACAATTGCACCACTCACCGCAAGCACCCGTTTCCTGTTGGGATTGGGGGTGGTAGGGCTGCTCGCCATTCCGGTCGCGAACCTGCTGGCCCCTTTTCTGGGCGCGGCAGCCGCCACCCATCTAGTCCACCGCGCCGCCGCGCGCAGAGCCGGGAAACCCGCAGACGGCCATGATGTCCCGTAA
- the sufB gene encoding Fe-S cluster assembly protein SufB yields the protein MTDAPKDTTTLNEAVEQDREAREAAAKLETYEFGFSSDIEQEFAEKGLSEDTVRFISAKKEEPEWMLEWRLKAYRHWLTLTPPDWAKLNVPPIDYQDAYYYAAPKKKPTLSSLDELDPEIKSVYDKLGIPIEEQKVLAGVEGARKVAVDAVFDSVSVATTFRKELEEAGVIFRSISEAIREYPDLVKKWLGRVVPMQDNFFATLNCAVFSDGTFVYIPKGVRCPMELSTYFRINAENTGQFERTLIVADEGSYVSYLEGCTAPMRDENQLHAAVVELVALDDAEIKYSTVQNWYPGDANGKGGIYNFVTKRALCQGKNSKVSWTQVETGSAVTWKYPSCVLNGENSVGEFYSVAVTNNFQQADTGTKMIHNGRNSRSTIISKGISAGKSNNTYRGLVRVGANADNVRNFTQCDSLLLSDTSGAHTVPYIEVKNPSAQIEHEATTSKISDDQLFYAMQRGLGEEEAVALIVNGFAKEVLKELPMEFAVEAQKLLAISLEGSVG from the coding sequence ATGACCGACGCCCCCAAAGATACGACCACGCTGAACGAAGCCGTCGAGCAGGACCGCGAGGCCCGCGAGGCAGCGGCAAAGCTGGAAACATACGAGTTCGGCTTTTCGTCGGATATCGAACAGGAATTCGCGGAAAAAGGCCTGTCGGAAGATACGGTCCGCTTCATTTCGGCCAAGAAGGAAGAGCCGGAATGGATGCTGGAATGGCGCCTGAAAGCCTATCGCCACTGGCTGACGCTGACCCCGCCGGACTGGGCGAAGCTGAACGTGCCGCCGATCGATTATCAGGACGCCTATTACTACGCGGCGCCCAAGAAGAAGCCGACCCTGTCGTCGCTTGACGAGCTCGATCCCGAGATCAAGTCGGTTTACGACAAGCTTGGCATCCCGATTGAGGAGCAGAAGGTGCTGGCGGGCGTGGAAGGCGCGCGCAAGGTGGCCGTCGATGCCGTGTTCGACAGCGTTTCGGTCGCCACGACCTTCCGCAAGGAGCTTGAGGAAGCGGGCGTCATCTTCCGCTCTATCAGCGAGGCGATCCGCGAATATCCCGATCTGGTGAAGAAATGGCTGGGCCGCGTGGTGCCCATGCAGGACAATTTCTTCGCCACGCTCAATTGCGCGGTCTTTTCGGACGGCACCTTCGTCTACATCCCCAAGGGGGTACGCTGCCCGATGGAGCTGTCGACCTATTTCCGCATCAATGCCGAGAACACCGGCCAGTTCGAACGCACTTTGATCGTGGCCGACGAAGGCAGCTATGTCTCCTACCTCGAAGGCTGCACCGCGCCGATGCGCGATGAAAACCAGCTGCACGCAGCTGTGGTGGAACTGGTCGCGCTGGACGATGCCGAGATCAAATATTCGACGGTGCAGAACTGGTATCCCGGCGATGCGAACGGCAAGGGCGGCATCTATAATTTCGTGACCAAGCGGGCCCTGTGCCAGGGCAAGAACAGCAAGGTTTCGTGGACGCAGGTGGAAACCGGCAGCGCGGTGACGTGGAAATACCCGTCCTGCGTGCTGAACGGCGAAAACTCGGTGGGTGAGTTCTATTCGGTCGCCGTCACCAATAATTTCCAGCAGGCCGATACCGGCACCAAGATGATCCACAACGGGAGGAATTCCCGCTCGACCATCATCTCCAAGGGTATTTCGGCGGGCAAGTCGAACAACACCTATCGCGGCCTTGTCCGCGTGGGCGCGAATGCCGATAACGTCCGCAATTTCACCCAGTGCGATTCGCTGCTGCTGTCCGACACCAGCGGCGCGCATACCGTGCCCTATATCGAGGTGAAGAACCCCAGCGCCCAGATCGAGCACGAGGCGACCACGTCCAAGATCAGCGACGACCAGCTGTTCTATGCGATGCAGCGTGGCCTCGGCGAAGAAGAGGCCGTGGCGCTGATCGTCAACGGCTTTGCCAAGGAGGTTCTCAAGGAACTCCCGATGGAATTCGCGGTCGAGGCGCAGAAGCTGCTCGCGATCTCGCTTGAGGGGAGCGTGGGGTGA
- a CDS encoding DUF559 domain-containing protein, which translates to MTDRKTLQIKPASEQDDTAPALKKRGRGWEISESRLDTLHDRAREMRREPSEAHKALADKFAEADMGKYSFKRFAVVGSAIVDFNCHNLGMAIIIEEEGENETIATRRDKSLEAVGIKVMRLKASDILENMDAVLDRITAGMRVRIGDRREARAKHFEQKRGSGQGYKPRTYRDGPRED; encoded by the coding sequence ATGACCGACCGTAAAACCCTCCAGATCAAGCCCGCGTCCGAGCAGGACGACACCGCCCCCGCGCTGAAAAAGCGGGGCCGCGGGTGGGAGATTTCCGAATCCCGCCTCGACACGCTGCACGACCGTGCGCGCGAGATGCGGCGCGAGCCTTCCGAGGCGCACAAGGCGCTGGCCGACAAGTTCGCCGAAGCGGACATGGGCAAATACAGCTTCAAGCGGTTCGCCGTGGTGGGATCGGCCATCGTCGATTTCAACTGCCACAACCTCGGCATGGCGATCATCATCGAGGAAGAGGGCGAGAACGAGACGATCGCCACCCGCCGCGACAAGAGCCTTGAGGCCGTGGGCATCAAGGTGATGCGCCTGAAGGCGAGCGATATTCTGGAAAACATGGACGCCGTGCTCGACCGGATCACTGCCGGCATGCGCGTGCGCATCGGTGACCGGCGCGAGGCGCGGGCGAAGCATTTCGAACAGAAGCGCGGAAGCGGGCAGGGCTACAAGCCCCGCACCTATCGCGATGGACCGAGAGAAGACTGA
- a CDS encoding DUF885 family protein translates to MTQFRRLSALLLCSGSALFLTGNSNGVAQPAAQAAAQAVAQQVTGSPAITDAIPAAQMAMVNAAIEAGDINAFFQAYEEAGLSFSPMTKTSRGIRDEDYGKWNDPSLAADLREHAMDRAFLSRMEAGFDPARLEGQDALSYRLFKSAMERQEALTPYRENGYIFNQMFGAQSGIPSFLVNMHRIGNEEEADAYIERIAGIGPYLDGQTKRAVQRAQAGVIPPRWVYPYVISDIDNLITPAGPDYAGNAIIDDFREKIAKLDGVDQKELTAEAIAAWEASALPAYKLLRAVMVEQQAKAGTDDGVWRLPDGDKYYAALLKSYTTTDLPADQIHQIGLDNVARIHDEMRAIMKKVGYQGTLPEFFEYTRTDPRFYAKSREEYLAKVDVALDAMEAELPKWFEVLPKDALQVKPVEAFREQSAGKAFYSRPAPDGSRPGIYYVNLYKLESMSLNELEALAYHEGLPGHHLQLSVQTGLGDLPPFRRFGGVTAYSEGWGLYSENLAKDMGFYTDPFSDFGRLQAELWRACRLVVDTGIHSKKWSREQAIAFLTENTPNPDGDIQKAIERYIVMPGQATAYMIGKLKIEELRDKAKAELGDDFDIRAYHTVVLGNGPVPLSIMEENVDAWIEEVKAGGK, encoded by the coding sequence TTGACCCAGTTCCGCCGCCTATCCGCCCTGTTGCTTTGCAGCGGTTCGGCCCTGTTCCTGACCGGCAATTCCAACGGCGTGGCCCAACCGGCGGCGCAAGCTGCTGCGCAAGCTGTTGCGCAACAGGTAACGGGCAGCCCCGCGATCACCGATGCGATCCCCGCCGCGCAAATGGCCATGGTGAATGCCGCCATCGAGGCAGGCGATATCAATGCGTTCTTTCAGGCCTATGAGGAAGCGGGCCTGTCGTTCAGCCCGATGACCAAGACTTCTCGCGGCATTCGCGACGAAGATTACGGCAAGTGGAACGATCCCTCGCTGGCTGCCGATCTGCGCGAACACGCGATGGACCGCGCCTTTCTGTCGAGGATGGAAGCAGGTTTCGATCCGGCAAGGCTGGAAGGGCAGGATGCGCTGTCCTATCGCCTGTTCAAATCCGCGATGGAGCGGCAGGAAGCGCTGACCCCGTATCGGGAGAACGGCTATATCTTCAACCAGATGTTCGGCGCGCAAAGCGGCATCCCCTCGTTCCTCGTCAATATGCACCGCATCGGTAACGAGGAAGAGGCCGACGCCTATATCGAGCGGATTGCGGGCATCGGCCCCTATCTCGACGGGCAGACCAAGCGCGCGGTGCAGCGCGCGCAGGCAGGCGTGATTCCGCCGCGCTGGGTCTATCCCTATGTGATTTCGGATATCGACAATCTGATCACGCCAGCCGGCCCCGACTATGCAGGCAATGCGATCATCGACGATTTCCGCGAGAAAATCGCCAAGCTCGACGGGGTGGACCAGAAGGAGCTGACTGCCGAGGCCATCGCCGCATGGGAAGCAAGCGCGCTGCCCGCATATAAATTGCTGCGCGCCGTGATGGTCGAACAGCAGGCCAAAGCGGGCACCGACGATGGCGTGTGGCGGCTGCCCGATGGCGACAAATATTACGCGGCCCTGCTCAAGAGCTATACGACCACCGACCTGCCTGCCGACCAGATCCACCAGATCGGTCTGGACAATGTCGCGCGCATTCATGACGAGATGCGCGCGATCATGAAAAAGGTGGGATATCAGGGCACTCTGCCCGAATTCTTCGAATATACGCGAACCGACCCGCGCTTTTACGCCAAAAGCCGCGAGGAATATCTGGCCAAGGTGGATGTCGCGCTGGATGCGATGGAAGCCGAATTACCCAAATGGTTCGAGGTTCTGCCGAAAGACGCCCTTCAGGTTAAGCCGGTCGAGGCATTCCGCGAACAATCGGCGGGCAAGGCATTCTATTCGCGCCCCGCGCCCGACGGTTCGCGACCCGGCATCTATTACGTCAATCTCTACAAGCTTGAATCGATGAGCCTGAACGAGCTGGAGGCGCTGGCCTATCACGAAGGTCTGCCGGGCCACCATCTTCAGCTTTCGGTGCAGACGGGGCTGGGCGATCTGCCCCCGTTCCGGCGTTTTGGCGGGGTGACGGCCTATTCCGAAGGCTGGGGCCTGTATTCGGAAAATCTGGCCAAGGACATGGGGTTCTATACCGATCCTTTTTCCGATTTTGGCCGTCTGCAGGCCGAATTATGGCGCGCCTGCCGTCTGGTGGTCGACACCGGCATCCATTCCAAGAAATGGAGCCGCGAGCAGGCCATCGCCTTTCTGACCGAGAATACGCCCAATCCCGACGGCGACATTCAAAAGGCCATCGAACGCTATATCGTGATGCCGGGTCAGGCGACCGCCTATATGATCGGCAAGCTGAAGATCGAGGAATTGCGCGACAAGGCGAAGGCCGAACTGGGCGATGATTTCGACATTCGCGCCTATCACACGGTGGTGCTGGGCAACGGACCGGTGCCGCTGTCGATCATGGAAGAGAATGTCGATGCGTGGATAGAAGAGGTGAAAGCAGGCGGGAAATAA
- a CDS encoding SUF system Fe-S cluster assembly regulator, which yields MRLSNLADYAVVAMRAAAGHCGSTLWSAAQLAEQTGLPVPTVQKLVSRLSAAGLLRSTRGANGGIRLARPAAAITLADIIEAVEGPIAMTQCSDGPSGCQIEHNCGTKPHWPQVNRAIRGALEGITLADLAKEEEAA from the coding sequence ATGAGATTGTCCAATCTTGCCGATTATGCGGTGGTCGCCATGCGCGCCGCGGCCGGCCATTGCGGCAGCACCTTGTGGAGCGCGGCGCAGCTGGCCGAACAGACCGGCCTGCCCGTGCCGACCGTGCAGAAACTGGTCAGCCGGTTAAGCGCCGCGGGGCTGCTGCGTTCGACGCGCGGGGCGAATGGCGGCATCCGTCTGGCCCGTCCGGCGGCGGCGATCACGCTGGCCGACATTATCGAGGCGGTCGAAGGCCCCATCGCCATGACCCAGTGCAGCGATGGCCCGTCGGGGTGCCAGATCGAACATAATTGCGGCACGAAACCGCACTGGCCGCAAGTCAACCGTGCCATTCGCGGCGCGCTTGAGGGAATAACGCTCGCCGATCTGGCGAAGGAGGAAGAGGCGGCATGA
- a CDS encoding aminotransferase class V-fold PLP-dependent enzyme, translating to MTTDLLSRKADFPGMMTADGAPWHYLDTAATAQKPQAVVDAMSHALGRDYATVHRGVYSRSAEMTLGYEAARRRIAGFVGGAEDELVFTRGATEAINLVAATWGAANLKAGDRILLSVLEHHSNIVPWQLLRERTGVEIDVCPLTEDGRIDIDAARQIVDNRHKLFALAHVSNVLGSRLDVAAAAGLAQSVGAKLLLDGCQAVPRLPVDVAALGCDFYVFSAHKLYGPTGIGALWARRELLQAMPPYQGGGSMIDRVTFERTTWADAPQRFEAGTPAITEAIAFAAAVDYVEAIGMEAIAAHEDRLTAKAREELGRINSLRLWGPDDSAGIVSFTMDGIHPHDLGTILDEENVAIRAGHHCAQPLMDHLGVPATARASFGIYSDEDDIAALIRGIERTIRIFG from the coding sequence ATGACGACTGATCTCCTCTCCCGCAAAGCCGACTTCCCCGGCATGATGACCGCCGATGGTGCGCCGTGGCATTACCTCGACACGGCCGCCACCGCGCAAAAGCCGCAGGCCGTGGTCGATGCGATGAGCCATGCGCTGGGCCGCGATTACGCGACCGTGCATCGCGGCGTCTATTCGCGCAGCGCCGAAATGACGCTGGGCTATGAAGCCGCGCGCCGCCGCATCGCGGGCTTTGTCGGCGGGGCGGAGGACGAGCTGGTTTTCACCCGCGGCGCGACCGAGGCGATCAATCTGGTCGCCGCAACATGGGGTGCAGCAAATCTGAAGGCGGGCGACCGCATCCTGCTGTCGGTGCTGGAGCATCATTCCAACATCGTCCCATGGCAATTGCTGCGCGAGCGGACGGGGGTGGAGATCGACGTCTGCCCGCTGACCGAAGATGGTCGCATCGATATCGATGCTGCACGGCAGATCGTTGATAATAGGCATAAATTATTCGCGCTGGCGCATGTGTCGAACGTGCTGGGATCGCGGCTGGATGTCGCCGCCGCTGCCGGACTGGCGCAATCGGTGGGCGCGAAATTGCTGCTGGACGGCTGTCAGGCCGTACCGCGCCTGCCGGTCGATGTTGCGGCGCTGGGCTGCGATTTCTACGTCTTTTCGGCGCACAAGCTGTATGGCCCGACGGGCATTGGCGCGCTGTGGGCGCGGCGCGAATTGCTGCAGGCGATGCCGCCCTATCAGGGTGGCGGTTCGATGATCGACCGCGTGACATTCGAACGCACCACATGGGCCGACGCGCCCCAGCGTTTCGAGGCCGGAACCCCCGCCATTACCGAGGCGATCGCCTTTGCCGCAGCGGTCGATTATGTCGAGGCGATCGGCATGGAAGCCATCGCCGCGCACGAGGATCGCCTGACCGCGAAGGCGCGCGAGGAACTGGGCCGGATCAATTCGCTGCGGCTGTGGGGGCCTGACGACAGCGCGGGCATCGTCAGCTTTACGATGGACGGTATTCACCCCCACGATCTGGGCACCATATTGGACGAGGAAAACGTGGCGATCCGCGCGGGCCACCATTGCGCCCAGCCGCTGATGGACCATCTGGGCGTTCCGGCCACGGCGCGCGCCAGTTTCGGCATCTATTCCGACGAGGACGATATTGCCGCGCTGATCCGCGGCATCGAACGTACGATAAGGATTTTCGGCTAA
- a CDS encoding SUF system Fe-S cluster assembly protein, translated as MRPAHQAVASETVDSVEAPRRARVDDAVEQPEERRKDYLEGFLKERPQGISGNEPGGDLYESVIAALKEIYDPEIPVNIYDLGLIYGVEISDDGHANVTMTLTTPHCPVAESMPGEVELRVGSVPGVGDAEVNLVWDPPWDPQKMSDEAKLELGML; from the coding sequence ATGCGGCCCGCCCATCAGGCGGTAGCGAGCGAGACCGTCGACAGCGTAGAGGCGCCGCGCCGCGCGCGCGTCGACGATGCGGTGGAACAGCCCGAGGAGCGCAGGAAGGATTATCTGGAAGGCTTTTTGAAGGAGCGCCCGCAGGGGATTTCCGGCAACGAGCCCGGCGGCGATCTGTACGAAAGCGTGATCGCGGCGCTGAAGGAAATCTATGACCCCGAGATTCCGGTCAATATCTATGACCTTGGCCTGATCTATGGGGTCGAGATCAGCGACGACGGCCATGCCAATGTGACCATGACGCTGACGACCCCGCATTGCCCCGTGGCCGAATCCATGCCCGGCGAAGTCGAATTGCGCGTCGGTTCGGTGCCCGGTGTCGGCGATGCCGAAGTCAATCTGGTGTGGGACCCGCCGTGGGACCCCCAGAAGATGAGCGACGAGGCGAAACTGGAACTGGGGATGCTGTGA